A window from Microcoleus sp. FACHB-831 encodes these proteins:
- a CDS encoding Dps family protein, which translates to MKINIGIDDKDRGEIAQGLSRLLADTYSLYLKTHNFHWNVTGPMFQTLHLMFETQYTELALAVDLIAERIRALGFPAPGTYSDFARLSSIEETPGVPKATDMIRLLVEGQEAVARTARSIYPTVERVNDEPTADLLTQRLQVHEKTAWMLRSLLEE; encoded by the coding sequence ATGAAAATCAACATCGGAATTGACGACAAAGACCGGGGAGAAATTGCCCAAGGGCTGTCAAGACTATTGGCTGATACCTATTCGCTTTACCTGAAAACTCACAACTTCCACTGGAATGTCACTGGCCCGATGTTCCAAACCTTGCATTTAATGTTCGAGACACAATACACTGAACTAGCGCTAGCTGTCGATCTGATTGCCGAACGGATACGAGCGCTAGGATTCCCTGCTCCTGGCACTTACAGCGACTTTGCACGCTTAAGCTCGATTGAAGAGACTCCAGGCGTTCCCAAGGCAACCGACATGATCCGCCTGCTTGTGGAAGGTCAAGAAGCTGTAGCGCGAACGGCTCGGTCTATCTACCCCACAGTTGAACGAGTGAACGATGAACCCACAGCAGACCTGTTAACCCAGCGGCTGCAAGTACATGAAAAGACGGCCTGGATGCTAAGAAGCCTGCTGGAAGAGTAG
- a CDS encoding ParB N-terminal domain-containing protein, translating into MIRVQEIPLRQIHRPLPRENDQTKVAALMESIREIGQQEPIDVLEVDGKYYGFSGCHRYEACQRLGKETILARVRRAPRSVLRMHMA; encoded by the coding sequence ATGATCAGGGTACAAGAGATTCCCCTGCGACAGATTCACCGTCCGCTACCGCGAGAAAATGACCAGACGAAGGTAGCAGCTTTGATGGAATCAATTCGAGAAATTGGTCAACAAGAACCCATCGACGTACTTGAAGTGGATGGAAAGTATTACGGCTTCTCAGGCTGTCACCGCTACGAAGCTTGCCAGCGTCTTGGCAAGGAAACAATTCTCGCCCGCGTTCGCAGGGCGCCCCGCTCAGTCCTGCGGATGCATATGGCATAA